One genomic region from Nymphaea colorata isolate Beijing-Zhang1983 chromosome 10, ASM883128v2, whole genome shotgun sequence encodes:
- the LOC116261992 gene encoding peroxidase 5-like — MDVKSSLVFLLLLLPLLQLLPSSHATLTVGFYGTSCPSAESIVQSAVAAAVIENPGIAAGLIRLHFHDCFVRGCDASVLLRSANGTAERDAIPNASLRGFEVIDSAKAQLEAACPNTVSCADILAFAARDSAALVGDIDYEIPAGRRDGSISVDTEALSDLPSPNSTVAELINAFAVKNLTELDMVTLSGAHSIGVAGCGSFSNRLFNFSSTSQVDPTLDPDYAAFLLSRCPNNTATAKVDLDSITPDVLDNNYYLGLTMNLGLLTSDQALLTTNSSTAMVMENVYNPSKWARLFAQSMVKMGAIQVLTGTQGEIRRNCNVVNPTAVDLLLPKPTETSQVASS, encoded by the exons ATGGATGTTAAGTCCtccctcgtcttcctcctcctcctcctcccccttctccAGCTCCTCCCTTCCAGCCACGCCACTCTCACGGTCGGTTTCTACGGCACCTCATGTCCATCTGCGGAGAGCATCGTCCAGTCCGCCGTCGCAGCAGCCGTGATTGAAAATCCCGGCATTGCGGCCGGCTTGATCCGCTTGCATTTCCATGACTGCTTTGTCAGG GGCTGCGACGCCTCAGTCCTCCTGAGAAGCGCTAATGGGACGGCGGAGCGGGACGCGATTCCGAATGCGAGCCTCCGTGGGTTCGAAGTCATTGACTCTGCCAAAGCCCAGCTCGAGGCAGCATGCCCCAACACGGTCTCGTGCGCCGACATCCTCGCCTTCGCAGCCCGCGACAGTGCGGCACTCGTCGGGGATATCGACTACGAGATTCCGGCCGGCCGGCGTGACGGAAGCATCTCCGTCGACACGGAAGCGCTGTCGGACCTACCCTCGCCGAACTCCACCGTGGCCGAGCTCATCAACGCCTTTGCTGTGAAGAACTTGACGGAGCTGGATATGGTGACCTTGTCGGGAGCCCACTCGATCGGGGTGGCCGGCTGTGGATCCTTCTCCAACCGGCTCTTCAACTTCAGCAGCACCAGCCAAGTTGACCCAACGCTGGACCCCGACTACGCGGCCTTCCTCCTGAGTCGGTGCCCCAACAACACCGCGACGGCCAAAGTCGACTTGGACAGCATCACGCCAGATGTGCTGGACAACAACTACTACTTGGGGCTGACCATGAACCTGGGCCTCCTCACCTCTGACCAGGCACTCCTCACCACCAACTCCTCCACTGCAATG GTGATGGAGAATGTATACAACCCGTCTAAGTGGGCAAGGCTCTTTGCTCAGTCCATGGTGAAGATGGGCGCCATTCAAGTGCTCACAGGAACACAGGGAGAGATCAGGAGGAACTGCAACGTCGTCAACCCGACCGCGGTTGATCTCCTTCTTCCAAAGCCTACAGAGACTTCTCAAGTTGCCAGCAGCTAA